One Setaria viridis chromosome 5, Setaria_viridis_v4.0, whole genome shotgun sequence genomic region harbors:
- the LOC117854428 gene encoding beclin-1-like protein, whose amino-acid sequence MKHLAGGKGGAVGRPVPRFRCQECHGALAVVGVADRLPPSGMHASAVIMGTIRMDNFYVVLSKKDRPKGLGIPPRPPTSASTHIEPNQRTRVIEDSYIMLPPSTASIYKTSSSEEDGAQLLPPSVNSSSSSLGNNSGFFSSATVLKRAFEIATSQTQVEQPLCLECMRVLSDKMDFEIEDINYDIKAYEACLQNLEQESYSILSETDFQNEKQKIDKEEKKLKADIEEAEKQYSEVISEMKNLETKSKQFEELEERYWQEFNSVQFLLTSHQEERNAISAKIEDYQTHLEMLKSTNVLNDAFNISQYGVFGTINNLRLGHTHVVEWDEINAAWGQAALLLHTMAQYYTPKFQYRIKIHAMGSYPRITDINNKTHKLFGPANVLFSTQYDEAMKWFLMCLQEFVDFAVSLDKENNVPPDELLKLPYKIDGDKVGGYRVVLGDFNTRENSTKALKNMLRDLNWVLFWFIGTTSFALPSGALHTQI is encoded by the exons ATGAAGCACCTGGCCGGTGGCAAGGGCGGCGCGGTGGGCCGACCTGTGCCGCGGTTCAGGTGCCAGGAGTGCCACGGCGCGCTTGCCGTCGTCGGGGTCGCCGACAGGCTCCCGCCCTCCG GTATGCATGCATCTGCTGTTATTATGGGCACAATCAGGATGGATAATTTTTATGTAGTATTATCGAAGAAGGACAGACCTAAAGGTCTTGGAATTCCCCCACGGCCACCAACTTCAGCATCCACACATATTGAACCTAACCAACGAACAAGGGTGATAGAGGACTCATATATTATGCTTCCACCTTCTACTGCTTCCATATACAAGACATCTTCCTCTGAAGAAGATGGTGCACAGCTGCTGCCACCAAGTGTAAACTCCAGTAGCTCTTCACTAGGAAATAATTCTGGATTTTTCTCTAGTGCAACTGTATTAAAAAGAGCATTTGAGATTGCTACCTCACAAACTCAG GTTGAGCAGCCACTTTGTCTGGAATGTATGAGAGTTCTTTCTGATAAGATGGATTTTGAGATTGAAGATATTAATTATGATATTAAAGCTTATGAGGCTTGTCTTCAAAATCTGGAGCAAGAATCCTACAGCATCCTCAGTGAAACAGATTTTCAGAATGAGAAACAAAAG ATTgataaagaagaaaagaaacttaAAGCTGATATTGAAGAAGCTGAAAAGCAATATTCAGAAGTTATTTCTGAGATGAAAAATCTTGAAACAAAATCTAAACAATTTGAGGAATTGGAAGAGCG GTATTGGCAAGAATTCAACAGCGTTCAGTTTCTGCTGACATCTCATCAG GAAGAAAGAAATGCCATTTCGGCCAAAATAGAAGATTATCAGACCCACTTGGAAATGTTAAAGAGTACAAATGTTCTGAATGATGCATTCAACATTTCTCAATATGGAGTATTTGGAACAATAAATAATCTCCGTCTTGGACACACTCATGTG GTTGAGTGGGATGAGATAAATGCTGCTTGGGGTCAGGCTGCCCTTCTGTTGCATACCATGGCTCAGTATTACACCCCGAAATTTCA ATACCGGATCAAGATTCACGCTATGGGAAGCTATCCAAGAATCACGGACATCAATAACAAAACACATAAACT GTTTGGTCCAGCAAATGTGTTGTTCAGCACCCAATATGATGAAGCCATGAAATGGTTTCTGATGTGCCTGCAAGAGTTTGTTGATTTTGCTGTAAGTTTGGATAAAGAGAACAACGTTCCACCTGACGAGTTATTGAAGCTCCCCTATAA GATTGATGGTGACAAAGTAGGGGGCTACAGGGTCGTCCTAGGTGATTTCAATACAAGGGAGAATTCGACAAAGGCGCTGAAGAACATGCTCCGCGATTTGAATTGGGTTCTCTTCTGGTTTATCGGCACCACAAGCTTTGCACTGCCCTCGGGAGCATTGCACACGCAGATATGA
- the LOC117854429 gene encoding uncharacterized protein — MAEAPQYQILVRLLDGRTRCLRFTTPTVSGAALLDAVASLSRVPAAALRLVTGRLDVSPSAVLTSAADGQFPSASALLRLRGGKGGFGSLLRGAASKAGQKKTSNFDACRDINGRRLRHVNAERRLEEWKAEAADRQLEKLAEDFIKKKAKEAGRGKGPSAAEVDKYLEKFRKDAEICVNAVEESVRASLGKRKTAPKPPPGADSKKLRIWLGKNKVEDDESDSDSDEDDEDREGDEGTDAKSIVLDDGNCSNGSSKSDDKKHDLGSVLGSHSEGESSGEKSGHNDSEENGKCVQSIVELTMRSEAEGGDFESDGSVETEVGMVDQPISEKSDEVKADVDNTASAALDEVKADVGNTVSAASNQNNPEVPQVEESADVNKSSPSEPLDLAKYSSAAELETLGLEKLKMELQTRGLKCGGTLQERAARLFLLKTTPLDKLPKKLLAKPAAGGK; from the exons ATGGCAGAGGCCCCCCAGTACCAGATCCTGGTGCGGCTCCTCGACGGGCGCACCCGCTGCCTCCGCTTCACCACGCCCACAGTCTCCGgcgccgcgctcctcgacgccgTCGCGTCCCTCTCCcgcgttcccgccgccgccctccgcctcgtcaccgGCCGCCTCGACGTCTCGCCCTCCGCCGTCCTCACCTCAGCCGCCGACGGACAGTTCCCCTCGGCGTccgcgctcctccgcctccggggAGGCAAGGGCGGGTTCGGCTCCCTTCTCAGAGGGGCCGCCTCCAAGGCAGGCCAGAAGAAGACCAGCAATTTCGACGCCTGCCGCGACATCAAcggccgccgtctccgccacGTCAACGCCGAGCGCCGCCTCGAGGAATGGAAGGCCGAGGCCGCGGACCGCCAGCTCGAGAAGCTCGCCGAGGACTTCATCAAGAAAAAGGCCAAGGAGGCGGGCCGCGGCAAAGGGCCCTCAGCTGCCGAGGTGGACAAGTACCTTGAGAAGTTCCGCAAGGATGCTGAGATCTGCGTCAACGCTGTTGAGGAATCCGTGCGTGCATCTCTTGGGAAGAGGAAGACCGCGCCTAAGCCGCCCCCTGGGGCAGACTCCAAGAAGCTTAGGATTTG GTTGGGAAAGAATAAGGTAGAAGATGATGAAAGCGATAGTGACagtgatgaggatgatgaggatAGAGAAGGTGATGAGGGCACAGATGCCAAATCTATAGTTCTTGATGATGGGAATTGCTCGAATGGATCCAGCAAAAGTGACGACAAGAAGCATGATCTGGGTTCAGTTTTAGGGTCACATTCAGAAGGAGAGTCCTCAGGTGAAAAGTCCGGGCACAATGATTCAGAAGAAAACGGAAAATGTGTTCAGTCAATTGTGGAACTAACAATGAGATCAGAGGCTGAAGGTGGTGATTTTGAATCTGATGGTAGTGTGGAAACTGAAGTTGGAATGGTGGATCAGCCCATTTCTGAGAAATCAGATGAAGTGAAAGCAGATGTGGATAACACTGCTTCAGCGGCTTTAGACGAAGTGAAAGCAGATGTGGGTAACACTGTTTCAGCTGCATCAAATCAAAACAACCCAGAGGTGCCTCAAGTAGAAGAATCTGCTGATGTAAACAAATCTTCTCCTTCAGAACCATTAGACCTGGCAAAGTATAGTTCAGCTGCAGAATTGGAG ACTCTTGGCTTGGAGAAGCTCAAGATGGAGCTACAAACTCGCGGACTAAAGTGTGGTGGAACTTTGCAGGAGCGAGCTGCACGACTTTTCCTTCTGAAGACAACCCCACTGGACAAGCTACCAAAGAAGCTGCTCGCAAAGCCTGCCGCTGGGGGAAAGTGA
- the LOC117855752 gene encoding uncharacterized protein, producing MGNTGWRRSKNDVVTEAAASRRAVAKPRKQRRDDDSADEEEQTTRAWRRRRSGGVLSRAGGGDGAALAAVGTVVTVKVVMRRKDAEKLAARLNARERKARMAELKGELRAGGDGGGACWSPQLAPIKEN from the coding sequence ATGGGCAACACCGGGTGGAGGCGCTCCAAGAACGACGTCGTcaccgaggcggcggcgtcgaggcgcgCGGTCGCCAAGCCGCGCAAGCAGCGGCGGGATGACGACTCCGCCGATGAGGAGGAACAAACGACGCGCGCGTGGCGACGTCGTCGTTCCGGAGGAGTACTTTCGCGtgcgggtggcggcgacggcgcggccctGGCCGCGGTCGGCACGGTGGTGACGGTGAAGGTCGTGATGAGGAGGAAGGACGCGGAGAAGCTGGCGGCGAGGCTGAACGCGCGGGAGCGCAAGGCCAGGATGGCCGAGCTCAAGGGCGAGCTCCGggccggcggggacggcggcggcgcgtgctggAGTCCGCAGCTGGCGCCGATAAAGGAGAACTAG
- the LOC117858370 gene encoding uncharacterized protein — translation MGNAVASAGRRRRPKNDDATEAAASYAAAPRRASVMPLKQRDDSEQEETTRARRVSRSGGAVDDDAAASKAPAATVATVKIVLRRKDAEALVARLNAQSARERKDRMAEIKAELRAGECCGGGGGASPVSCRDAWRPRLAPINEN, via the coding sequence ATGGGCAACGCCGTGGCGTCCGCGGGGAGGCGTCGTCGTCCCAAGAACGACGACGCCACCGAGGCCGCGGCTTCTTATGCCGCGGCGCCGAGGCGCGCGTCCGTCATGCCACTGAAGCAGCGGGACGACTCTGAGCAGGAGGAAACGACGCGGGCGAGGCGAGTCTCGAGGTCGGGCGGCGCCGTGGatgacgacgccgccgccagcaaGGCCCCGGCCGCCACGGTGGCGACGGTGAAGATCGTGCTGAGGAGGAAGGACGCGGAGGCGCTGGTGGCGAGGCTGAACGCGCAGAGCGCGCGGGAGCGCAAGGATAGGATGGCTGAGATCAAGGCCGAGCTCCGGGCGGGGgagtgctgcggcggcggcggcggcgcgagcccgGTGTCGTGCCGGGACGCGTGGAGGCCGCGGCTCGCGCCGATAAATGAGAACTAG